Proteins encoded within one genomic window of Fragaria vesca subsp. vesca linkage group LG1, FraVesHawaii_1.0, whole genome shotgun sequence:
- the LOC101296428 gene encoding uncharacterized protein LOC101296428, whose product MAFTTYSRVSMMMLLALLVLATTTLARKEGDDHETPPIQSLPSSEGSGSDQQEDVVDIGLCAIQCAARCLGGKAKASMIASPNKFSFRKIWGKINFHKAICVSKCMVECAIDNANVKPELYHCTLGCTYMSAAKTKLTSSDADADAHTAENNCYNKCSESYQG is encoded by the exons ATGGCATTCACAACATACAGTAGGGTTTCCATGATGATGCTACTAGCACTACTCGTGCTAGCAACAACAACTCTTGCTCGTAAGGAAGGTGATGACCATGAAACGCCTCCCATTCAATCTCTTCCATCGTCAGAAGGTTCGGGTTCTGATCAGCAGGAGGATGTTGTTGACATAGGTCTGTGTGCCATCCAATGTGCTGCTAGGTGCCTTGGTGGTAAGGCTAAGGCATCCATGATAGCATCACCTAATAAGTTTAGCTTTCGCAAAATCTGGGGAAAAATTAACTTCCATAAGGCGATTTGTGTTAGTAAGTGCATGGTCGAGTGCGCCATTGACAATGCGAATGTGAAGCCGGAGCTCTATCATTGTACTCTTGGATGTACTTATATGTCTGCTGCTAAAACAAAATTAACTAGTTCAG ATGCAGATGCAGATGCTCATACAGCTGAGAACAACTGCTACAACAAGTGCTCGGAGAGCTATCAAGGTTGA
- the LOC101291455 gene encoding axial regulator YABBY 5-like codes for MSSCIDAVPEQLCYIPCNFCNIVLAVSVPCSSLLDIVTVRCGHCTNLWSVNMAAAFQSLSWQDVQAQHNHNAQNYRIDSGSSSKGNKKIATRDSIADHRATEERVNRPPEKRQRVPSAYNQFIKEEIQRIKANNPDISHREAFSTAAKNWAHFPHIHFGLMLETNNQAKLDNGSEKHLMSRAAVLK; via the exons ATGTCGAGCTGCATCGATGCTGTGCCTGAGCAACTCTGCTACATCCCCTGCAACTTTTGCAATATTGTTCTCGCG GTGAGTGTTCCATGCAGCAGTCTATTGGACATCGTGACCGTCCGATGTGGGCACTGCACCAATCTGTGGTCCGTGAACATGGCCGCTGCCTTTCAGTCACTGTCCTGGCAAGATGTCCAG GCACAACACAACCATAACGCACAGAATTACCGGATTGATTCGGGTTCATCATCCAAAGGCAACAAGAAGATTGCAACCAGAGACTCCATTGCAGATCATCGTGCCACTGAGGAAAGGGTCAACCGAC CTCCGGAGAAGAGGCAGCGCGTACCCTCTGCTTATAATCAGTTCATAAA GGAGGAGATTCAGAGGATCAAGGCCAATAACCCTGATATTAGCCATAGAGAAGCTTTCAGCACTGCTGCCAAAAAC TGGGCGCACTTCCCTCATATTCATTTTGGGCTGATGTTGGAGACCAACAATCAAGCTAAGCTGGACAAT GGCTCTGAGAAACATCTTATGTCGAGGGCTGCAGTACTAAAATGA
- the LOC101290691 gene encoding thylakoid lumenal 16.5 kDa protein, chloroplastic-like: MATASSTFLSSTTLIYAQKVSTRRQLSFCKAQSESSSSSSSGPGGPVVTKRGLGISFATSLVISVVGGGEWFKSNAAILEADDDVELLEKVKKDRQKRLERQQVISSAKKETGDLQELVFRLSKVGQALDGNDWSTASSVLGDKDWVKKANVALNKLSSSPEEQTEVDAFNSSLASLISSVAKNDVESSKLAFVSSATAIEKWTALTGLGGQLKGL, encoded by the exons ATGGCCACAGCCTCTAGCACCTTCCTCTCTTCAACAACATTGATCTATGCCCAGAAAGTTAGTACCAGGAGACAATTGAGCTTTTGCAAAGCACAGAGTGAGTCTTCTTCTTCTTCATCATCTGGACCAGGAGGTCCAGTTGTGACCAAGAGAGGCCTGGGCATCAGCTTTGCCACCAGCCTTGTTATTTCAGTGGTTGGAGGAGGAGAGTGGTTTAAGTCCAATGCAGCAATTCTAGAAGCTGATGATGATGTGGAGCTTTTGGAGAAGGTTAAGAAAGATAGGCAGAAGAGGCTTGAAAGACAGCAAGTCATCAGCTCTGCCAAAAAAGAAACAG GAGATCTGCAGGAACTGGTGTTCAGGCTCAGCAAAGTAGGCCAGGCCCTCGATGGTAATGACTGGTCTACAGCTAGTTCTGTTCTCGGGGATAAAGATTGGGTTAAGAAGGCCAATGTAGCTTTGAATAAG CTGAGCTCTAGTCCTGAAGAGCAGACTGAGGTGGATGCATTTAATTCCTCGCTCGCTTCGTTGATATCATCAG TTGCAAAGAATGATGTAGAGTCCTCCAAACTTGCCTTTGTGTCGTCTGCTACTGCAATCGAGAAATGGACAGCACTAACCGGGCTAGGTGGCCAGCTTAAGGGACTTTAA
- the LOC101296145 gene encoding F-box/kelch-repeat protein At3g06240-like, which produces MADAAVNRKREMDPTGEAKRLRSDLVENDDVIAEILIGDLQFDYPVFVFRNLAELLFESNVGVDLNDWPENIVPKYSMQIYGSCNGLICVELDYVNILVWNPYTGESKLLPKPNVCNDVTTDMYGFGYDSSSGDYKVVRGSWSNDGGSVVEVFTLKSGLWRQWCVDFVLDGQGCFLNGALHWVQLEWEDWEYIVGAKIVSFDLAEEKFEEMVQCPDPVAECEECYCSVGIGVIEDCLTVCIEPNESDLSIWMMKEYGVKESWNEVVSISREALPKELNLSLRPLSISKDGEVFLNLNRNVFALYSSKDKRFKAVALTHQHVDFDTAIYAESLVSPVTGHLAKQTWEQHIMRRHMNTNSSKILLPIPLYSVDYEALLKYVKEVDVHLASKYFDYPILIRNLNQLFSGHATSRVFQCANLWFLQWLDMLGG; this is translated from the exons ATGGCCGACGCGGCAGTGAACCGGAAGCGAGAAATGGACCCCACCGGGGAGGCGAAACGACTGCGTTCCGACCTTGTCGAAAACGACGACGTCATTGCGGAGATACTG ATTGGTGATCTTCAATTTGATTATCCGGTGTTTGTGTTCCGAAATTTGGCGGAGCTACTGTTTGAGAGTAATGTAGGAGTCGATTTGAATGATTGGCCGGAGAATATCGTGCCGAAATACAGTATGCAAATCTATGGCAGTTGCAATGGTTTGATATGTGTTGAGCTTGATTATGTCAATATTTTAGTTTGGAACCCTTATACCGGAGAGTCTAAGCTGTTGCCGAAACCTAATGTTTGTAATGATGTTACAACTGACATGTATGGGTTCGGCTATGATTCCAGTAGTGGAGATTACAAGGTGGTTCGAGGTAGTTGGAGTAATGACGGTGGAAGTGTGGTTGAGGTATTTACTCTGAAGAGTGGCTTGTGGCGGCAGTGGTGCGTTGATTTTGTGTTGGATGGGCAGGGCTGCTTTTTGAATGGAGCGCTACATTGGGTGCAGCTTGAGTGGGAGGACTGGGAATACATAGTTGGTGCGAAGATAGTGTCGTTTGATTTGGCAGAGGAGAAGTTTGAGGAGATGGTGCAATGCCCTGATCCTGTTGCTGAGTGTGAGGAGTGTTACTGCTCTGTGGGAATTGGGGTGATTGAAGACTGTCTCACTGTTTGCATTGAGCCGAATGAGAGTGATTTGAGTATTTGGATGATGAAGGAGTATGGAGTGAAAGAGTCTTGGAATGAAGTTGTGAGCATATCGAGAGAGGCTTTACCTAAAGAGCTTAATTTAAGTTTGAGGCCTCTAAGCATATCAAAGGATGGTGAAGTTTTCTTGAATCTTAATAGAAATGTCTTCGCATTGTATAGTTCCAAAGATAAGAGATTCAAAGCTGTTGCTTTGACTCATCAGCATGTTGATTTTGATACAGCTATTTATGCAGAGAGTTTAGTCTCACCGGTGACAGGCCATCTTGCCAAACAGACATG GGAGCAGCATATTATGAGAAGGCACATGAACACCAACAGCTCCAAAATACTTCTCCCAATTCCTTTGTACTCTGTTGACTATGAAGCACTATTGAAGTATGTGAAGGAAGTCGATGTTCATTTAGCAAGCAAGTACTTTGACTATCCAATACTGATCCGTAATCTCAATCAACTATTCTCTGGTCATGCAACAAGCAGAGTTTTTCAGTGTGCAAATCTATGGTTCTTGCAATGGCTTGATATGCTTGGAGGTTGA
- the LOC101295859 gene encoding F-box protein At3g07870-like — protein sequence MGYITADSKIVSFNLREEKFQEEVPFPNPPPRSGYYESVEIGAIGGCLCICFEPIDSGFRIWVMKEYGVKESWTEVLKISREVLPKDYVLQSRPLSILENGEVLLNLHNNVLALYNPKRKTFRTVVQTHDDQWLNTAIYVETLVSPATGCGVGM from the coding sequence ATGGGTTATATAACTGCAGATTCAAAAATAGTGTCCTTTAATCTAAGGGAGGAGAAATTTCAGGAGGAAGTGCCATTCCCCAATCCCCCTCCTCGCAGCGGATACTATGAATCTGTTGAAATTGGGGCTATTGGAGGTTGTCTCTGTATCTGCTTTGAACCAATTGATAGTGGTTTTAGAATATGGGTAATGAAGGAATATGGGGTAAAAGAATCTTGGACTGAAGTCCTAAAGATTTCTCGAGAGGTTTTACCCAAAGATTACGTATTACAGTCGAGGCCTTTAAGTATTTTAGAAAATGGTGAAGTTCTTCTGAACCTTCATAACAATGTCTTGGCATTATATAACCCAAAGAGAAAAACATTCAGAACTGTTGTTCAGACTCATGACGATCAGTGGTTAAATACAGCTATTTATGTTGAGACTTTAGTTTCACCAGCAACTGGCTGTGGTGTGGGCATGTGA
- the LOC101290982 gene encoding uncharacterized protein LOC101290982 isoform 2, with protein MTRSVEKEEVVSMELPAPSGWIKKFVPKQSGTPKKNEIIFTAPTGEEISNKRQLEQYLKAHPGGPAASEFDWGTGETPRRSARISEKVKATPSPESDPPKKRSKKTSASKKDSKEKEAVPEGTEETKVNDVQDADKALKDNDTEMEKADVKENQDEDKVQDAGEGKEATEETKVENEPKIPDEGDKGKETTEVDEGTNDGKEVEEVTGDQRKADIATGPEDKIEGEGEEKEKHKETETKEKEATQGKDEEHKSSGVHESGTKIEAEVTENGSNGNEAVKV; from the exons ATGACAAGGTCAGTGGAGAAGGAGGAGGTTGTGTCCATGGAGTTACCAGCTCCTTCGGGTTGGATTAAGAAG TTTGTGCCCAAGCAAAGTGGAACTCCTAAGAAAAATGAGATCATATTTACGGCTCCAACTGGAGAGGAGATCTCTAACAAAAGACAGCTGGAACAATACCTGAAGGCACACCCTGGTGGCCCTGCAGCATCAGAGTTTGATTGGGGCACTGGTGAGACCCCAAGGAGATCGGCTAGGATTAGTGAGAAGGTCAAGGCAACTCCATCCCCAGAAAGTGATCCCCCGAAGAAGCGAAGCAAAAAAACATCAGCTTCGAAGAAGGATAGCAAAGAAAAGGAAGCTGTTCCTGAAGGAACTGAGGAGACAAAAGTTAATGATGTGCAAGATGCTGATAAAGCTCTGAAGGATAACGACACTGAGATGGAAAAGGCTGATGTGAAGGAAAACCAAGATGAGGATAAAGTACAAGATGCAGGAGAGGGCAAGGAAGCTACTGAAGAAACTAAAGTTGAGAATGAACCCAAAATACCTGATGAAGGTGACAAGGGCAAGGAAACTACTGAAGTTGATGAAGGAACCAATGATGGGAAGGAAGTTGAGGAAGTGACCGGGGATCAGAGGAAAGCAGACATAGCTACTGGACCTGAAGACAAAATTGAAGGAGAAGGAGAGGAAAAAGAAAAACATAAAGAAACTGAAACTAAGGAGAAAGAAGCAACACAAGGGAAGGATGAGGAACATAAGAGTTCAGGTGTTCATGAGTCGGGCACGAAGATTGAAGCAGAAGTGACTGAAAATGGCAGCAACGGCAATGAGGCTGTGAAGGTTTAG